DNA sequence from the Cohnella herbarum genome:
AGTCCTAAACCGTTCTGGCTCGTCAATACGAACAAGCTCGTTCGCTTCTATAGCGGCGCGGATGGACTGAAGACGGGTTTTACGAGCGAAGCGAAGTTTTGTTTGTCCGCAACGGCTCGTAGAGACAATTTGCGCTTGATTGCGGTCGTCATGGGCGAACCGAATACGAAAACCCGCAATGCGGAAGTTTCCCACCTATTCGACTATGCTTTCGCGCAATATACGAACATTCAGATTTATAAGAAAGGCGATCCGATCGGAACTTTATCCGTGGAGAAGGGCAAGGTCGATCATATCCCGTTGACCGCGAAGCATTCTTACAGCGTATTGCTTAAGAAAGGCGACGCGGGCAAAGGAATCCGACATGAGCTTGTTCTGAACCCGGATATCAAGGCTCCGATAGAGATCGGTCAACCGCTAGGGAAGCTGGTCGTCTATCGCGGTTCGGAAGTATTGACGGAATTCCCGGTGGAATCGCCAGTGGCGGTCGCTAAAGCCGGCTGGTGGACGATGCTCCGAAGAACGACAGGCCACTTGTTCTTCTCCAACTAGCGTTTTATTGGCGGTTTGACGGGAGTTTCGTCACCGCCAATTTGTCGTGTTTTGTCGAGAAAAGTAACGTTGCTTCTAGTTTTGTCGGGGGGCAGGAATGGTAGAGCCTTTCGTAGAATTGGTGACGATGCAAGAGCGTTAAGATCGATCTATGAGCTTGAAGTTCGCTGCATCGGTCTAGCAAGCGCGACGAGCTTAGCTCGCGCAATCGGGGAAGGGGAAATGGGCATGAGCTTACAGGTCGAGCTGGAGCAGCACCGCAATGTTTTGATCGTCCGTTTGAGAGGGGAGCTGGACCATCATACGGCGGACATCGTTCGATTCAAGATGGAGGACGCGATTTTAAGAGGACGGTGCGATCACGTCGTTCTGAGTTTGAAAGATCTCGTTTTCATGGATAGCTCCGGGCTTGGCGTTATTCTTGGAAGGTATAAGCTTGTTAAGAGCCGCGGCGGCAAAATGGTCGTATGCGACACACAGTCCAGCGTGAAACGATTGTTCGAGTTATCCGGGCTGTTTAAGATTCTATCGTTTTACGATACCGAACGTTCTGCCGTCGCCAGTCTGGAGGTTGTATCATGAGCGGACATAATCAAATGAAGCTTTCGTTTACTAGCAGATCCGAGAACGAAGCTTTTGCCAGAATTACGGTAGCCGCATTCGTTTCGCAACTGGATCCAACGTTGGAGCAACTAGACGAGATTAAGACCGTCGTGTCCGAAGCGGTAACCAATGCGATCATTCACGGGTATGACGGAAGTTCCGAAGGGATCGTATACGTCGAAGCCGAAATCGATGGCGATACGGTAACGATCTCCATCAGCGACCAAGGCAAAGGAATAGAAGACTTGGAGCTTGCGCGTCAACCGCTTTTCACTTCCCGACCGGAACTGGAACGCTCCGGAATGGGATTCACCATCATGGAGAACTTCATGGATGCTTTCGAAGTCGTCAGCTCGGAGTCTGGCGGAACTTCCCTCAGGATGAAAAAACGGATCGAGTCGAAAAAAGCTTTATTCAATTAAAAACCGTGCGGCAGGGGTTGGAGGCATGGATTCAGAATGGAAACGATCTTCTGCGCCGGCATACTTGGATGACAGTGAAGTAAAGCGCCTGATTGCGCTTAGTCAATCCGGAGATACGACCGCGCGTGATACGCTCGTGAATAGCAACATCCGTTTAGTATGGTCGGTCGTGCAAAGGTTCTCGAACCGGGGCTACGATAGCGACGATCTGTTTCAAATCGGTTGTATCGGCTTGCTGAAATCGGTCGATAAATTCGACCTATCCTACGACGTCAAGTTCTCTACTTATGCCGTTCCGATGATAATCGGAGAGATTCAAAGATTTCTGCGCGATGACGGTACCCTCAAAGTTAGCCGATCGCTTAAAGAAATGGCTAATCGCGTTCGGAAAGTGAAAGACGAGCTGTCGAAGAGAAACGGGCGAGCTCCGACGATCAGCGAAGTGGCGGAAGAGATCGGGGTCACGCCGGAAGAAATCGTGTTTGCCCAAGAGGCGAATAAACCGCCGGCTTCCATTCACGAGACGGTGTTCGAGAACGACGGGGATCCGATCACTTTGATGGATCAAATTGCCGACGAGTCGCAAGAGAGATGGTTCGATAAGCTTGCTCTAACCGAAGCGATTCAAGGCTTGAACGATCGGGAGCGTCTCATCGTCTATCTCCGCTACTTCCGCGACCAAACGCAGTCCGAAGTTGCCGGAAGACTTGGGATCTCCCAAGTACAAGTTAGCCGCCTGGAGAAAAAGATCCTGCAAAATATCAAAGATCAGATCGCTCAATGACGAAGCTTTACGCGTCGCGGCATTCTTAAGACGGAACACTACCGGTGCCCAGCCCCGTATTACGGTGCTGGGCACCGCTATGTCGTCGGAAATCTCGCGAATGCGGCGGTCGACCACAGACCTTTTTTCCGTTTTCCGACTATATTGGACGATTATTCTCCATACTAAGCGGACTGATCGCAAGAGGAGGGAGTCGTCAGTGGAACTTTCGCCTACGGAGTCCAAGGTCGTTTACGTCCGAATGCGGCGCAGGGCCGTCGTTCGTCCACGCTCGGTCGTCACCTTAGGCGACGTAGCTAGACTGGTCACCGAGGATCGGTTGCAGATGAGCTTGCGAAGCTTGCCGTTGCACCGCATAACGGAGAAGGACGGCAATCTGCTGCTCATCGATATGTTGCAGGTCGTCAAGGCAATCCGCGAAGCCGAGCCGGGGATGATGATCGAGACGTTCGGAGAACCGCACGTGCTGCTCGAGATTTCTCCGGAAGGTGAAGTGAAGCCGCGAATCGTCATCTTGATACTGGCTTGGTTGCTGCTCTTCTTCGGATCGGGGATGGCGATGATGAACTTTCATGCCGACGTGAACATGCCCGCCGTTCAGCGCCGAATTACGGAATTGATAACCGGCCATTCCTACTCGCATCCTTGGTTGTTTCAAATTCCGTATTCCATCGGAGTAGGGATGGGCATGTTATTGTTTTTCAACAGACTGTTGCGTAAACGGCTAAACGATGAACCGAATCCTCTAGAAGTCGAAATGTTCATGTACCAGGAGAACGTGAACCATTACGTCATCACGGAAGAGTACCGGAAAAAACACGAAGGTCAGGCAGGAGGAGACGGGGATTGAGTTATTTGGAGGGGGTACTGGTCATGGTCATCGGACTGGCCGGTGGCTTTTCTGTCGGAAGCGCGTTCGTCGCTCTGTTGATCGTCCTGGATCTGATCCCCCGGCTTGTCCAATTAACCCGGGCCTACCGACGTTCGTCCTTGTTCGAGTCTAGCATCTTATTCGGATCGTTGTATTGGATTTGCGCGGATTTGTTCGACTGGTCTTATAAGCTGCCGGCCAAGGCGCTGTTGCTCCCCGCGATATTTCAAGGCTTGTTCGTGGGCATGTTCGCTGCCGCATTGACGGAGGTGCTCAACGTCATTCCTATCGTATCGAAGAGGTTCAAGCTTAAGCCGTACCTATTCCCGTTGTTGATAGCGATGGTGCTGGGGAAGGTTACGGGATCGTTAGTCGACTGGCTGTTGTTGCACCCGTAAGGAATATCATCCAACCTTTCCGGTGCTGAAAACCCGGTCTTTTTGATCACGAAAGTAACGCAAGGAGAGTGTAAACGATGGAAACGACGGAACATGGCAGCATGGATTTGGAGCATGCCGGTCATCCCGGGATCTATCCGCCAAGCGGACAACATAACGATAATGAAGATCGCGGCAAGAAAGCAGAGCCCGCAGGGAGGAAGAAGGTAGATCCGAACTCATCCGAGCAAGCGCGCAAATCCCAACAGCATATTCCGGACGATATAGATAGTTGGAAAGAACTGTTGAGACAACACATCGGCTTGGATAAAAGCTTCGAGGTTCAAGTTCGCGAGATGGTGTTCGGAGGAAAAAGGGTCGCTCTGCTCTTTCTAAGCGTATTCGCCAAAGACGTCTCGCTTATGGAAATTCTCAAGCGACTCTCTTACATAGATCCGGATAGCAATCTGGATCATGATGCGATGCATAGCTTTCTCGAGCAATATTTGACGGCAGTACAGATCCAGAAAACAACCTCTTTCCCGCGAATGATCGACGACGTCCTTGCGGGCAACACGGCTTTCTACGTTGACGGCGAAGCTGCCGCATTAATTATCGACGCGAAATCTTTTCCCGGCCGCAATCCGGAACAGCCCTCGCTCGAGAAAGTCGTCCGGGGCAGCCAAGACGGATTTACGGAAACGTTGCTCGTGAACGTCGCGCTCATTCGAAGACGGCTTCGCGATCCGAATTTACGATTCGAGATTTTGAAGGTAGGTAGGCGCACGCAAACCGATGTTTGCATCGGATATATCGACGATATCGCGAACAACGAACTGGTGGAGTCGATAAGGGATAAAATCAAAGCAATCGACGTCGACGGAATCCCTCTGGCGGACAAGCAACTGGAAGAGATGACGGTAAGCAGCAGTTGGAGTCCCTTCCCGCTCGTCCGTTATACCGAGAGGCCTGACGTTGTCGCTGCCCAACTCTTGGACGGAAGCGTGACCGTTATCGTCGACACGTCTCCTAGCGCGATTTTGTTGCCGACGACGTATTTCGACCTGGTGCAGCATGCCGAAGAAAATCGTCAGAATCCATTTATGGGAACCTATATGCGATGGGTCAGATATTTGGGAATAATGGCATCTCTCTTCCTCATGCCGCTATGGTTTCTGTTCAACGACAGGCAAGCTTTGCGCCCGGAATGGCTGTGGTTCATCGGCGCGGACAAGGTCGGTCAAATCCCGCTTATTCTGCAGTTTCTGATCGCGGAAGTCGGCGTAGATCTGCTGCGGCTTGCAGCCGTACACACGCCGGCACCGCTCGTAACCGCAATGACCTTGTTATCCGCGATCTTGATCGGAGATATCGCCGTCAAATCCGGATTGTTCATTAACGAAGTTATTCTGTATATGTCGGTATCGGCAATCGGAATGTTCGCGACTCCGAGTTACGAGCTGGGGTTGGCTAACCGAATCATTAGGCTCGCACTTCTGTTGGCCGTATTTTTCTT
Encoded proteins:
- the spoIIAA gene encoding anti-sigma F factor antagonist; its protein translation is MSLQVELEQHRNVLIVRLRGELDHHTADIVRFKMEDAILRGRCDHVVLSLKDLVFMDSSGLGVILGRYKLVKSRGGKMVVCDTQSSVKRLFELSGLFKILSFYDTERSAVASLEVVS
- the spoIIAB gene encoding anti-sigma F factor: MSGHNQMKLSFTSRSENEAFARITVAAFVSQLDPTLEQLDEIKTVVSEAVTNAIIHGYDGSSEGIVYVEAEIDGDTVTISISDQGKGIEDLELARQPLFTSRPELERSGMGFTIMENFMDAFEVVSSESGGTSLRMKKRIESKKALFN
- the sigF gene encoding RNA polymerase sporulation sigma factor SigF, which gives rise to MDSEWKRSSAPAYLDDSEVKRLIALSQSGDTTARDTLVNSNIRLVWSVVQRFSNRGYDSDDLFQIGCIGLLKSVDKFDLSYDVKFSTYAVPMIIGEIQRFLRDDGTLKVSRSLKEMANRVRKVKDELSKRNGRAPTISEVAEEIGVTPEEIVFAQEANKPPASIHETVFENDGDPITLMDQIADESQERWFDKLALTEAIQGLNDRERLIVYLRYFRDQTQSEVAGRLGISQVQVSRLEKKILQNIKDQIAQ
- a CDS encoding stage V sporulation protein AA → MELSPTESKVVYVRMRRRAVVRPRSVVTLGDVARLVTEDRLQMSLRSLPLHRITEKDGNLLLIDMLQVVKAIREAEPGMMIETFGEPHVLLEISPEGEVKPRIVILILAWLLLFFGSGMAMMNFHADVNMPAVQRRITELITGHSYSHPWLFQIPYSIGVGMGMLLFFNRLLRKRLNDEPNPLEVEMFMYQENVNHYVITEEYRKKHEGQAGGDGD
- a CDS encoding stage V sporulation protein AB produces the protein MSYLEGVLVMVIGLAGGFSVGSAFVALLIVLDLIPRLVQLTRAYRRSSLFESSILFGSLYWICADLFDWSYKLPAKALLLPAIFQGLFVGMFAAALTEVLNVIPIVSKRFKLKPYLFPLLIAMVLGKVTGSLVDWLLLHP
- a CDS encoding spore germination protein is translated as METTEHGSMDLEHAGHPGIYPPSGQHNDNEDRGKKAEPAGRKKVDPNSSEQARKSQQHIPDDIDSWKELLRQHIGLDKSFEVQVREMVFGGKRVALLFLSVFAKDVSLMEILKRLSYIDPDSNLDHDAMHSFLEQYLTAVQIQKTTSFPRMIDDVLAGNTAFYVDGEAAALIIDAKSFPGRNPEQPSLEKVVRGSQDGFTETLLVNVALIRRRLRDPNLRFEILKVGRRTQTDVCIGYIDDIANNELVESIRDKIKAIDVDGIPLADKQLEEMTVSSSWSPFPLVRYTERPDVVAAQLLDGSVTVIVDTSPSAILLPTTYFDLVQHAEENRQNPFMGTYMRWVRYLGIMASLFLMPLWFLFNDRQALRPEWLWFIGADKVGQIPLILQFLIAEVGVDLLRLAAVHTPAPLVTAMTLLSAILIGDIAVKSGLFINEVILYMSVSAIGMFATPSYELGLANRIIRLALLLAVFFFHEIGFVVVTTFVFLFLTFERSFNAPYLWPFLPFNAAALRNILFRQPLTNNKKRLSLYRTKKNRKQPV